Proteins encoded by one window of Thunnus thynnus chromosome 3, fThuThy2.1, whole genome shotgun sequence:
- the myoz2b gene encoding myozenin-2b isoform X2 has translation MDLGKKLSTPKDIMFEELSLLSNRGSRLFKMRQRRSDKYTFESIQNEANAQLNSDILSENIHPVEIKVDAPADENTVNPDSTVSDATPEKMPKSYHSPWEMAMLSDPDLAETLKLRMPELDPRPDLPEYKSFNRVATPYGGFDKAPRGITFKLPELDLNPPAYPELQEPGMKRPTFNRTAQGWISEGTHLILPTITLEPITVPVPESDDL, from the exons ATGGATCTAGGAAAGAAGCTCAGCACTCCTAAAGACATTATGTTTGAGGAGTTATCGTTGCTTTCCAACAGAGGCTCCCGACTTTTCAAAATGCGCCAGAGGAGATCTGACAAATACACATTTGAAAGTATCCAAAACGAGGCAAACGCACAGCTAAAT AGTGATATTTTATCCGAGAACATTCACCCTGTTGAAATTAAAGTGGACGCACCAGCCGATGAAAACACTGTTAACCCAGACAGCACAGTTTCAG ATGCGACTCCAGAGAAGATGCCTAAATCCTATCACTCTCCATGGGAGATGGCCATGCTCAGTGATCCAGACCTCGCTGAAACTCTCAAACTGAGAATGCCTGAACTGGACCCACGACCAGATCTCCCTGAGTACAAATCCTTTAACCG GGTTGCCACTCCGTATGGTGGCTTTGACAAAGCTCCCAGAGGAATCACATTCAAACTCCCTGAGTTGGACCTGAACCCACCAGCATACCCAGAGCTCCAGGAGCCGGGGATGAAGCGCCCCACCTTCAACAGGACAGCCCAGGGATGGATATCCGAGGGCACCCATCTGATCCTACCCACCATTACACTTGAGCCCATCACAGTCCCAGTCCCAGAGTCTGATGACCTGTAG